The window CGACAGTGGGCATCGCCTGGTTCCCGCCCATTGTCACCTCCCGCGCAATCCCCGCGCCATGCCTGCTTCTGCTTTGGCACAAGCGTGCTTCCTTCCGCATCCCATCGTTGAGCTTGGATGCCGATGACCTGCATCGGCGAGAGGATCTTTCATTCTTTCGATGTCCATGTATGTATCATTTGCCTACGCCCCTTTTCGGCAAAGATGTTTAGCTTCTGCAGCGACATGGCTTTTGACCAAAGCCAGCCATCGTCGTGCCCTTTCCCTGTGCGGATTATCGCCGCCTTTTACCACCTGATGACGACCTGGCTGGGTCTGGGATCAGCACTCGAGCCCCGGCAGAACTTGGATCAGAATCCTCGCCATGTGCAGTGCAGGGCTGGCTTGGCAGCAGCTGAACTGGAGCTGCAACTGGAAGACGAGCGCTGTTCCTCTTTGAGTCACCTGAGGTCTGGAGCTGTCGAGTCCAGCAGGCAGCTGCATCCACCAGGCATGGCGCTGCAAGAACCCGGGAAGGCAGCGACGGGCACATGGGAAGGCATGGCTCGCCATCCCCCTTCACACCGATCGGCCTGTTGGGGGCGCTCTCTCGGTAGCTTAGCATGGAATTGAATGCGGACTCGTTTGGTTGGCAGGTTACATGGGCATTAATCCTGTTTGGTGATGGTGCTCATGTGCCTGATGTGAGATGGCAGCCGGCGTCGTGCGTTGGGGATGGTGGTGGCTGCAACTGCATGCCGAGAAGCATGGGGGTGCCATTAAAGGGCTCTGGCTGGGCGTATCTTCTGCAGGTCAGCTCAGAGACGCCGACACTCCCCTCGCTTCGTCAGAAAGCGACGGTGCTGTGTGCTTCTGCAGGGCTGATAGGAGATCGCCGATCGATCCCCGTTGATTGCTCGGAGACTGTAGTGTGCTCAGGTTGTTGCTACTTGCTGCAGGCTGCGTGAGGTGTCTATAGGTTGAACGCAGTGTCGGTGCTAACAGCATGAATAACCACTAGTAAGTTAGGACTCGTGTGGTTATCTATAACTACGaactaaggggcggagcagccggaccccaggggtcagtctcttacctcaccgggccaacgcccccggacccgctccccactCTGGGACGGTtacggtgacgccacgtgtccctgaggaggggaagctccgcgccaacagaCGAGGGCGCGGACCccgcataggggtccgggatctccccgcgtccgtccggacctcccacgcgcgtagaacccaTATACCGCTGgagcggggtccgggggcgccacgtatCCCGCAGGCGCAAGCGCGGGCgtgagtcttccgctggaagactcgcccattcaccgcattcaatgcgaatggttgaggcgtgctctgccgccgcagcacgcggggcagcttttgtcagacCTCACTGTAgacgcatattaccgaggtacacagtgcagctgcatgcgccgcatccgcgcagagcccatctgccgcattaaatggatacgacggcacggcaccctttcatcataccgcctacgccgcaagctacactgcCTGTTCAGTTACACGGCAGGCTACGCCGCAAACTACGCCCTgtcgccgtttcgacaagacagagcatggctatgccggacggaaaATTCCCCCGGGCAAAACAAGGAAATCCCGGAATAAGATCTTTCCCAAGCATAGCACTATAATAACGCTAGGCCATTCATATTAAATacaacatcgttgggcccaactgtcggggactcaacggccatgtacgcgcctcccttgagatataaagggGAGGGGCTCGCTCGCCTCACACTCTAGGCTGGACTTTCTGAAGTCTCTCTGGACTCTCTGGAgactctctctacactctcaaAACACAAGCTcagattcactccgaacaatctcGTTCTCAATCTCTTGAGAGCACaaacaatacaacacacagtggacgtagggtattacgttcCGGTGGCCCGAatcactctaaacctgctgtatTCAttgtgttcttgcatctagattgagctaatcctagctaccccgAGTACTCACACTCTGGGTTTAGACAGGTGTACTATGCCACCCgactgtgggtttgcacactaCGACACCGGGCGTCGATGAGACGGGGCCGGgacaggagaagaagaaggaaaggcTGTGTTGCTTTCGAGCTGTGCCCGTCGTTCCCCTCCGCTTGATTGTTGTCCCGTCCCGCGAGCTGTCACGGGATCATGATAtctggcggccggcggtgcatGCACTGGTGTCTCAAAGTGCAAGCATGTCTAGCCTGGAGTGGATGATTCCAACGATCTTTTAATGCAAAGCATCATTGAGTAAACTGTTAGGGTCGAAGAGGTGTCTGAAAGTTTAGGAAAGTAGTAATTAGTACTGCATGCATGCAGTGCAGGTGGAGGTTGCGGGCAGAGCAGTGCTTTCAGAAGAAAGAAGCAGCACGAACCAGTTGGCATTATAGCGCCTGGCTCTCTCTGTTGCACGCCAATGCAAACTGGGATTGCCACGGTAGAATAAGTATGCCCGTGCTGAGAGCTTTGAGAAGAAGGATGGATGGATACGAATGATTTGGTCATGTGAAGATTGCTGCCTCGCTGGTGTTGAGCGTTCTCTGAAGAGGGGCTTTTGCCATCCCTCTCCAAGCTCTCTTGGAACGCAAATGGCTGTGCACATGGGCCGATgtctttcctctttttttttcaagaggATGGCCGATGTCTTTCCTGGGTGGGGAGCTGCAGCAGACAGAATCGGGCCTTGAAGCTTGGAGTGGTCAAGGGCCGTCGTAGCCGGCCAGAGGCCCATGAGGAAGTGCGTGTGTGTCGGGCGGGCCTTAGAGAAAACTAACTGCAAAGACATTGGGCCGGTAAGAGGAACTGGTCCGCCGTATGGGTGGGTGTGTGCAGCTTTACCCCCACTCCACTCCACTGCCGACTTGTCGCCCACAAGAAACTGCGCGGGCCGGTTGCGCAGCCCACCGGTGGGTGGCCCTCTTCTATTCGCCAGAGGAGGAGCTGCACGAGTTGCTTCTCgcctcatcctcctcgtccCCACCCAGCGGCgggcctctgcctctgcctctgcctctgccgccGTCAGCCTGGCAGGCGCCCACTGACCGCGCCAAGACAAGAAACACGTCCAAAGGGTCCACGGCTCTCAACTAGAGTACTCCACGTAGTAGTCAAATTTCTCAAACATGGGGCACCACTATACCACAGAAGTACAACCCTGGCAACCGCAACCACTTTCCGGCCGTTCCAGGAAAAGCAGTTCCGCCGTCAACGCCCAGCCATTCCTGGCTCGTATTCTAGTCAGCTCTTTGCCGCTTTGGGAATCAAGTACTCCTACAGAAACAGAATATTCACTCCTGATTACCTGATTTACCCCCCCCCCGTtgacccttcaaaaaaaaaacttgttccGGCCCGCAGGCAGAAGATTCTCAAGGTTTTGCCGTTTTGGACACGAGTACCCTACCCCACCCCACGACGAAGACGAAGGTGCCAAAATTGCCTTGCTGATCCCCTTCCGAGGACGAAGACGACGGAATCTTTGGCGCGCTCTCCACGCGGCCGCGACGCCCCTGAATTCGCCCATACCGGcccaccggcggcgcggcctggcctcgtgctgctcccgccgctgAATAAGAATAAACAGAGGAGTATtatcaaataaataaaataaacagaGGAGTGAGTGCACCGGAAACCTCTAGTCTGGTTCGCTTGCGCCTCCCacaaccaagacctctcttctCGACTCCTCTCTCTGCCCGCTGGCTGGTGGTATAAATATGGGCGGAGCTACCATACAGGCCAAGGTCACACAAGAAAACAAGATCGAGCAACAGAGAGACTCCACATTCCACTAGCAATTCAGACTTGACAGAATCACCATGTCGTCCTATTCCAAGGCCAGCAATGGTGGTGGGAAGCTGGTCTGCGTCACCGGCGCAGGCGGCTTCATCGGCTCGTGGGTGGTCAAGGAGCTGCTCCTGCGCGGGTACCGTGTCAGGGGAACTGCAAGGGACCCTGGTGAGCTACTACTACTCCTCCTACTGAAAGTAGAGTTTGTTTCTACTGTCACGGATTCAGAATAACGTTGCTCATTTTTCTCCCTGGATGCCTGCGTGCCCAGCTGACAGCAAGAACGCGCACTTGCTTGCGCTGGAGGGGGCCAAGGAGAGGCTCACCCTCTGCCGCGCCGACGTCCTGGACTACGAGTCCCTCCGCGCCGCGTTCAGCGGATGCCATGGCGTCTTCCACGTCGCCTCCCCGGTGTCCAACGACCCTGTTAGTTTTCTTCAGTAGTGTTCACAAACCCTCTACTACTCCAAGCTTGTATACAACACATCGATCGCGTATGCTTACGTGCGATCATGCTGCAGGAGCTCGTGCCGGTGGCCGTGGAGGGCACCAGGAACGCGATCGACGCCGCGGCAGACGAGGGCGTTCGCCGCGTGGTCTTCACCTCCTCGTACGGCGCCGTCCACATGGACCCCAACCGGAGCCCCGACGCCGTCCTCGACGAGACCTGCTGGAGCGACTACGAATTCTGCAAGCAGACAGATGTAAGCTGCCATTGCCAGCCTCCTCTCTTGCTCTGATTTCTGCCGTGGAGGCGAGCGAATCCATGTTCATCCTGGGAAACAACGCGCGCAGAACCTGTACTGCTGCGCCAAGATGATGGCGGAGATCACGGcgacggaggaggcggcggcgcgcgggctccAGCTGGCGGTGGTGGTCCCCTGCATGACCATGGGCCCCATGCTGCAGCAGGCGCTCAACTTCAGCAGCAACCACGTGGCGCGCTACCTCATGGGCACCAAGAGGTCCTACCccaacgccgtcgccgcctacGTCGACGTCCGCGAcgtcgcgcgcgcgcacgtCCTGGCGTACGAGCgccccggcgcgcgcggccgctaCCTCTGCATCGGCACCGTGCTGCATCGCGCTCAGCTCATCGCCATGCTCAGGGAGCTCTTCCCGCAGTACCCCGTCACGGCCAAGTGAGTCGTTCATTATATTCGCGCCATGGCGAACACCTCTCGATCGGTTTCCTTCACCTATATACGTGTTGTGTCGATGCGTCGCTGACTCGGGAAATCTCGTCGTGTCTGGATGTACACTAGGTGTGAGGACGACGGCAAGCCGATGGCGAAACCGTACAAGTTCTCCAACCAGAG is drawn from Panicum virgatum strain AP13 chromosome 1N, P.virgatum_v5, whole genome shotgun sequence and contains these coding sequences:
- the LOC120657572 gene encoding cinnamoyl-CoA reductase 1-like, whose translation is MSSYSKASNGGGKLVCVTGAGGFIGSWVVKELLLRGYRVRGTARDPADSKNAHLLALEGAKERLTLCRADVLDYESLRAAFSGCHGVFHVASPVSNDPELVPVAVEGTRNAIDAAADEGVRRVVFTSSYGAVHMDPNRSPDAVLDETCWSDYEFCKQTDNLYCCAKMMAEITATEEAAARGLQLAVVVPCMTMGPMLQQALNFSSNHVARYLMGTKRSYPNAVAAYVDVRDVARAHVLAYERPGARGRYLCIGTVLHRAQLIAMLRELFPQYPVTAKCEDDGKPMAKPYKFSNQRLKDLGLEFTPPKKSLYEAVVCMQQKGHLPVIREQPAYL